In Flammeovirgaceae bacterium 311, one DNA window encodes the following:
- the rplM gene encoding 50S ribosomal protein L13 (COG0102 Ribosomal protein L13) — MNKATVQKDWIVVDATDAVLGRFASQVAKIVRGKNKPGYTPHVDCGDNVIVINADKVKLTGRKMTEKVYVRHTGYPGGQRFATPRQLMEKNQALVVEKAVRGMLPKNRLGRELFRNLYVYGGAEHPHAAQQPKEIKL, encoded by the coding sequence TTGAACAAGGCAACTGTTCAGAAAGATTGGATCGTAGTAGATGCTACCGATGCCGTTCTGGGCCGATTTGCCAGCCAGGTTGCCAAAATTGTTCGCGGCAAGAACAAGCCTGGCTACACACCGCATGTAGATTGCGGCGATAATGTTATCGTTATCAATGCCGACAAAGTAAAGCTCACCGGCCGTAAAATGACCGAAAAGGTGTATGTACGCCATACCGGTTATCCTGGTGGACAGCGCTTTGCCACCCCTCGTCAGCTGATGGAAAAAAATCAGGCATTGGTTGTTGAAAAAGCTGTAAGAGGCATGCTGCCTAAGAACCGTCTGGGTCGTGAGCTCTTCCGCAACCTCTATGTATATGGTGGTGCAGAGCATCCGCATGCGGCTCAACAGCCTAAAGAAATTAAATTATAA
- the rpsB gene encoding 30S ribosomal protein S2 (COG0052 Ribosomal protein S2) yields the protein MAEITYKDLLDAGVHFGHLTRKWNPKMAPYIFMEKNGIHIIDLNKTLAALDEASNAVKGIVRSGKKVMFVATKKQAQDIVKQEAERLKMPFVTERWLGGMLTNFATIRKSLKKMSNLDKMMKDEQTVKNIAKRERLMIGREREKLERVLGGIADQSRLPSALFIVDIKREHIAVKEAKKLNIPVFALVDTNSDPTEIEYPIPANDDAFKSISLLVKAFGQAIEEGLQDRKKDKEETRLKEDEAEKRAVDEGEETTTEA from the coding sequence ATGGCTGAAATAACCTATAAAGACTTACTGGATGCTGGTGTTCACTTTGGACACTTAACGAGAAAGTGGAATCCTAAAATGGCGCCGTACATCTTCATGGAGAAGAACGGTATCCACATTATCGACCTAAATAAAACCTTAGCAGCTCTCGACGAAGCATCCAACGCTGTTAAAGGGATCGTAAGATCAGGTAAAAAAGTAATGTTTGTTGCCACTAAAAAGCAGGCGCAGGACATCGTTAAGCAAGAGGCAGAACGCCTTAAAATGCCTTTCGTAACTGAGCGCTGGTTAGGTGGTATGCTTACTAACTTCGCTACAATCCGCAAGTCTCTCAAAAAAATGTCTAACCTGGACAAAATGATGAAAGACGAGCAGACTGTGAAAAACATTGCAAAACGTGAGCGCCTGATGATTGGCCGCGAGCGTGAAAAACTGGAGCGTGTACTGGGTGGTATTGCCGATCAGAGCCGTCTGCCATCTGCTTTGTTTATCGTTGATATCAAGCGTGAGCATATTGCTGTAAAAGAAGCCAAAAAGCTTAACATTCCGGTGTTTGCCCTGGTGGATACAAACTCTGACCCTACCGAGATAGAATATCCAATACCTGCTAACGACGATGCATTCAAATCAATCAGCTTGCTTGTAAAAGCGTTCGGCCAGGCCATCGAAGAAGGTCTGCAGGATCGTAAAAAAGACAAGGAAGAAACCAGGCTGAAAGAAGACGAAGCTGAAAAGCGTGCCGTTGACGAAGGCGAGGAAACAACAACCGAAGCGTAA
- a CDS encoding hypothetical protein (COG3228 Uncharacterized protein conserved in bacteria), producing MDTARILAFIGFMGLIIFIYYRWATRKKRLAAKVMKQGFPKEWRRLLATNVAFYNGLTKRQKRGFEHRIAVFLAQTKIEGVETEVDDLSCLLIAASAVMLTWGYKDWEYPNLGEVYLTDGAVAVHSPEPGRQNITAGQIKPQGSQHMVVLSKQALLQGFANPKDSRNVGLHEFAHLLDEQDGTTDGLPDHYLSGGLAEAWQEVMQEKTELIKDGKAGINPYGATNGAEFFAVMTEYFFERPRKLLQQHPRLYRLLAHTFKQHPAKKEPEELVKAEEPGRNDPCPCGSGEKYKKCCLSEASA from the coding sequence ATGGATACAGCACGCATCCTGGCCTTTATCGGATTTATGGGCCTCATCATTTTTATATATTACCGCTGGGCTACGCGTAAAAAAAGACTGGCGGCAAAGGTAATGAAGCAGGGTTTTCCCAAAGAGTGGAGGCGCCTGCTGGCCACAAATGTAGCTTTTTATAATGGGCTGACGAAAAGACAAAAACGGGGCTTTGAACACAGAATTGCTGTTTTTCTGGCACAGACAAAGATTGAAGGCGTAGAAACAGAAGTAGATGATTTAAGTTGCCTGCTCATAGCCGCCTCTGCCGTAATGCTTACCTGGGGCTACAAAGATTGGGAGTATCCAAACCTGGGAGAGGTGTATCTAACCGATGGCGCCGTAGCCGTACACTCTCCGGAGCCGGGCCGGCAAAATATTACAGCGGGGCAAATAAAGCCACAGGGTAGCCAGCACATGGTGGTACTTAGCAAGCAGGCCCTGCTGCAGGGGTTTGCCAATCCTAAAGACAGCCGTAACGTTGGTTTGCACGAGTTTGCCCACCTGCTGGATGAGCAGGACGGCACCACCGACGGCCTTCCCGACCATTACTTAAGCGGCGGTCTGGCCGAAGCATGGCAGGAAGTAATGCAGGAAAAAACTGAGCTGATCAAAGACGGCAAAGCGGGCATCAATCCCTATGGTGCCACCAATGGAGCAGAGTTTTTTGCCGTCATGACAGAATATTTTTTTGAGCGTCCGCGTAAGCTGTTGCAACAGCATCCGCGTTTGTACCGTTTGCTTGCCCATACCTTTAAGCAGCATCCGGCTAAAAAGGAGCCGGAGGAATTAGTTAAAGCAGAGGAGCCTGGCAGAAACGATCCCTGCCCATGCGGGAGTGGTGAAAAATATAAAAAGTGCTGTCTTTCCGAAGCTTCAGCCTAA
- a CDS encoding two component transcriptional regulator, winged helix family protein (COG0745 Response regulators consisting of a CheY-like receiver domain and a winged-helix DNA-binding domain) produces MKQQYKVLLVDDEPDILELLQYNLEKEGYLVRTALNGKKGVEEAKAFQPDVVLLDIMMPEQDGVETCRQMRDMTELQNSYIIFLTARAEEYSEIAAFDVGADDYIIKPIKPRALMSRLTALFRRETKKKKTSSKISLGDLVIDRTSYTVNIGEQQVTLPRKEFELLFFLAQNPNKVFSRDDLLHNIWGSDVYVLARTVDVHIRKVREKIGEGYITTIKGVGYKFELN; encoded by the coding sequence ATGAAACAGCAATACAAGGTACTGCTTGTAGATGATGAGCCTGATATTCTGGAGTTGTTGCAATACAACCTGGAAAAAGAAGGATACCTGGTGCGCACTGCACTGAATGGAAAAAAAGGGGTTGAGGAGGCAAAGGCCTTTCAGCCCGATGTGGTGCTTCTGGATATTATGATGCCCGAGCAGGATGGTGTGGAAACCTGCCGCCAGATGCGCGACATGACAGAATTGCAGAACTCCTACATTATTTTTTTAACGGCCCGCGCCGAGGAGTATTCCGAAATTGCTGCCTTCGATGTGGGTGCTGACGATTATATCATCAAGCCAATTAAGCCAAGAGCTTTAATGAGCCGGCTTACCGCCCTCTTCAGGCGTGAGACCAAAAAGAAAAAGACCAGCAGCAAAATTAGTTTAGGGGATCTGGTAATTGACCGTACCAGCTATACAGTAAATATTGGCGAGCAGCAGGTAACGCTGCCCCGCAAAGAGTTTGAACTCTTGTTTTTCCTTGCCCAGAATCCAAATAAAGTATTTAGCCGCGATGATCTGTTGCATAACATCTGGGGATCTGATGTATATGTGCTGGCCCGTACGGTAGATGTGCATATTCGTAAAGTACGCGAAAAAATAGGTGAAGGCTACATTACCACCATCAAAGGTGTTGGTTATAAATTTGAGCTGAATTAA
- a CDS encoding 30S ribosomal protein S9p (COG0103 Ribosomal protein S9), whose protein sequence is MDMINTIGRRKTSVARLYMDNGSGKITVNDRDLPVYFPTEVLQTIVKQPLDKLELAANYDININVDGGGIKGQAEAIRMAISRALVEADADNRPELKKEGFLTRDPRMVERKKYGRRKARRRFQFSKR, encoded by the coding sequence TTGGATATGATCAATACCATCGGTAGACGCAAAACATCTGTTGCTCGCCTTTACATGGATAATGGCAGCGGCAAGATTACCGTAAATGATCGGGATCTACCTGTTTATTTCCCGACTGAGGTTCTTCAGACCATCGTAAAGCAGCCTCTTGATAAATTAGAGCTTGCTGCTAATTATGACATTAACATCAACGTAGACGGTGGCGGTATTAAAGGACAAGCCGAAGCAATTCGCATGGCCATTTCCCGCGCACTGGTTGAAGCTGATGCTGATAATCGCCCTGAACTGAAAAAAGAAGGCTTCCTTACCCGTGACCCTCGCATGGTTGAACGTAAGAAGTATGGCCGCAGAAAAGCGCGCAGAAGATTCCAGTTCAGCAAGCGTTAA
- a CDS encoding integral membrane sensor signal transduction histidine kinase (COG0642 Signal transduction histidine kinase) codes for MQQTARAVAILLALSVAGITAAFLSLVEETSGWAIVVAFAVSFAATYLLSFITLEFFIFREIHQIHDVLQKLKKKDLSFLKEESATSSRNPLRLINQEIFNYAELKQREIEELKRMADFRREFLADVSHELKTPIFAAQGYIYTLLDGAVKDKSVRDKFLKKAAKSLDGLDVLVQDLLTLSQLENKQIKMLYSYFNLSELIRDVFDQMEGKAESKVISLRLAPGFPEQVWVWADKQRIQQVITNLTSNAIKYSKEDPQEEAWVEADVLEDGDRIKVLIKDNGRGISAEHLNRIFERFYRVDKSRAKVSGGSGLGLAIVKHILEAHKTAIDVQSVVGKGSVFSFRLKKRKEKKAKKNVAEAE; via the coding sequence ATGCAGCAAACTGCCAGAGCTGTAGCAATTTTGTTGGCCCTATCTGTGGCGGGTATCACGGCTGCTTTTCTTTCTTTGGTTGAGGAAACCTCCGGCTGGGCCATTGTGGTGGCTTTTGCTGTTTCATTTGCAGCCACCTACCTTTTATCATTCATTACGCTGGAGTTTTTTATCTTCCGCGAGATCCACCAGATACACGATGTTTTACAGAAGCTTAAAAAGAAAGATCTTTCCTTTCTGAAAGAAGAAAGTGCTACCAGCTCCCGCAACCCCCTGCGCCTCATTAACCAGGAGATTTTTAATTATGCAGAGCTAAAGCAGCGTGAAATAGAAGAGCTTAAGCGGATGGCAGATTTCAGACGTGAATTTCTGGCCGATGTATCGCATGAGCTGAAAACCCCCATATTTGCTGCCCAGGGTTATATTTATACGCTGCTGGATGGCGCTGTAAAGGATAAAAGCGTACGAGATAAATTTTTGAAAAAAGCAGCTAAAAGCCTGGATGGGCTCGATGTGCTGGTGCAGGATCTGCTTACGCTTTCGCAGCTGGAGAACAAGCAGATCAAAATGCTTTATTCCTATTTTAACCTCTCTGAATTGATTCGCGATGTGTTTGACCAGATGGAGGGAAAAGCCGAATCGAAAGTGATTTCTCTTCGCCTGGCTCCGGGTTTTCCGGAACAGGTTTGGGTGTGGGCCGATAAGCAGCGCATACAGCAGGTAATCACCAACCTTACCTCCAACGCTATCAAGTATTCAAAAGAAGATCCGCAGGAAGAAGCCTGGGTAGAAGCAGATGTACTTGAAGACGGCGATCGGATTAAGGTGCTGATCAAAGACAATGGCAGGGGAATCTCTGCCGAACACCTAAACCGCATCTTCGAACGGTTTTACCGGGTAGATAAGAGCAGGGCAAAAGTAAGTGGGGGTTCCGGGCTGGGACTTGCCATTGTAAAGCATATTCTGGAGGCTCATAAAACTGCTATCGATGTGCAAAGTGTGGTGGGTAAAGGTTCGGTTTTCAGCTTCAGGCTTAAAAAGCGGAAAGAGAAAAAAGCAAAGAAAAATGTTGCTGAGGCGGAATAA
- a CDS encoding Xaa-Pro aminopeptidase (COG0006 Xaa-Pro aminopeptidase): protein MRYLPIDKELFIRNRQKLARQLKPNSLAIFNSNDIMPTSADGTMPFKQATDIFYLSGIDQEESILVVFPDHPEEKYREILFLRETSELIAIWEGHKYTKEEAHQTSGIKSVHWLGDFEQVLNTLMAEADQVYLNSNEHLRNSSAVQTREIRFVKWCMEHYPLHSYERAAPIMHHLRAIKEESEIQLLQTACDITERGFKRVLQFVKPGVMEYEIEAEYIHEFLRNRSGGFGYTPIIASGANANVLHYIENNQECKDGDLLLMDVGASYANYNADMTRTIPVNGRFTPRQREVYGAVLHVHKEAVKLLRPGNTIPEYHKQVGELMTEQLIGLGLISREDVQKQNPEKPAYRKYFMHGTSHHLGLDVHDYGRLYRKLEPGMVFTVEPGIYIPAEGIGIRLENNIVIRENDNFDLMRNIPIEADEIEDIMNS, encoded by the coding sequence ATGCGATATTTACCTATAGACAAGGAGTTGTTTATCCGCAACCGCCAGAAGCTCGCCCGGCAGCTCAAGCCAAACAGCCTGGCAATTTTTAACTCCAACGATATTATGCCCACCAGTGCCGATGGCACCATGCCTTTTAAGCAGGCAACCGATATTTTTTACCTCTCCGGCATAGATCAGGAAGAAAGCATACTGGTGGTTTTTCCTGACCACCCGGAGGAGAAATACCGTGAAATACTGTTTTTGCGCGAAACCAGCGAACTGATTGCGATCTGGGAAGGACACAAATACACCAAAGAAGAAGCCCATCAAACCTCTGGCATCAAGTCGGTGCACTGGCTGGGCGATTTTGAGCAGGTGCTCAATACCCTGATGGCAGAAGCAGACCAGGTTTACCTTAACTCAAACGAACACCTGCGCAACAGCTCTGCCGTACAAACCCGCGAAATACGCTTTGTCAAGTGGTGCATGGAACATTACCCGCTCCACAGCTACGAGCGGGCTGCGCCCATCATGCACCACCTGCGGGCCATCAAGGAAGAAAGCGAGATACAACTGCTGCAAACTGCCTGCGATATTACCGAAAGGGGCTTCAAACGGGTGCTGCAGTTTGTAAAGCCCGGGGTGATGGAGTACGAGATTGAAGCAGAATACATCCATGAATTTTTGCGCAACCGTAGCGGAGGCTTTGGTTATACCCCTATTATTGCCAGTGGCGCCAATGCAAACGTGCTGCACTATATTGAAAATAACCAGGAGTGCAAAGATGGCGATCTGCTCCTGATGGATGTGGGCGCCAGCTATGCGAATTACAATGCCGACATGACCCGCACCATACCTGTGAATGGCCGCTTTACCCCCCGCCAGCGCGAGGTGTACGGAGCAGTACTACATGTGCACAAAGAAGCCGTAAAGCTGCTGCGTCCGGGCAACACTATTCCCGAATATCACAAGCAGGTGGGCGAGCTTATGACAGAGCAGCTGATAGGGCTTGGCCTTATCAGCAGGGAAGACGTGCAAAAGCAAAATCCTGAAAAACCTGCCTACAGAAAATACTTTATGCACGGCACCAGCCACCATCTGGGCCTTGATGTGCATGATTATGGCCGCTTATACCGCAAACTGGAGCCTGGCATGGTATTTACCGTAGAACCTGGTATTTATATACCGGCCGAGGGCATTGGTATTCGCCTGGAGAACAATATCGTAATCCGGGAAAACGATAATTTTGACCTGATGCGGAATATTCCCATAGAGGCCGATGAGATAGAAGACATTATGAACAGCTAA
- a CDS encoding glycosyltransferase, group 1 family protein (COG0438 Glycosyltransferase) yields MKIGFDAKRAFLNRTGLGNYSRFIIRTLTEFFPDNQYMLYTPRADKVHPELLSLIEEESVKVKTPAGTMAMRGLSAVWRSYSLGKVADQDGLQLLHGLSNELPLAKSKKAKQIVTIHDLLFLRYPHLYNLVDLGIYRQKTEFACKRADRIVAVSRQTAQDLIDFYKIPTDKIDVVYQGCHPSFRVEYDSYVLDRTASKYKLPQDFILNVGTMEPRKNALLILQAMAQLKSKIQLPLVLVGKATKYKEELVAYARKENLLDQVHFLHNVTFEDLPKLYQLSRMFIYPSVFEGFGIPILEALCSRVPVITSKGSCFDEAGGPHSIYINPNDPEELADAILRVINNPTMATKMIIDGVAHSLGFEDERVAQNLMDVYRKVVG; encoded by the coding sequence ATGAAGATAGGTTTTGATGCCAAACGCGCTTTCCTGAACCGTACAGGCTTAGGAAACTACAGCCGTTTTATTATACGTACGCTTACAGAATTTTTCCCGGATAACCAGTACATGCTCTATACGCCTCGCGCGGATAAGGTACACCCGGAATTACTGTCCCTGATAGAAGAGGAATCTGTTAAGGTTAAAACTCCTGCAGGTACTATGGCCATGCGCGGATTAAGTGCCGTATGGCGCAGCTATTCCCTGGGCAAAGTAGCCGATCAGGATGGCCTGCAACTGCTGCATGGCTTAAGCAACGAATTACCACTTGCTAAAAGCAAAAAGGCAAAGCAGATTGTTACCATTCATGATCTGCTCTTTTTAAGGTACCCCCATTTATACAACCTGGTTGACCTGGGCATCTACAGGCAAAAAACAGAATTTGCCTGTAAAAGAGCAGACCGTATTGTAGCAGTTAGCAGGCAAACAGCCCAGGACCTGATTGATTTTTACAAAATACCCACAGACAAGATCGATGTGGTATACCAGGGCTGCCACCCCAGCTTCCGGGTAGAATATGATTCTTACGTGCTCGACAGAACAGCCTCAAAATATAAGCTCCCCCAGGATTTTATCCTGAATGTGGGCACCATGGAGCCGCGTAAAAATGCACTGCTTATTTTACAGGCCATGGCACAGCTAAAAAGCAAAATACAGCTCCCCCTGGTACTGGTGGGTAAAGCCACTAAATATAAAGAGGAGCTGGTGGCATATGCCCGTAAAGAGAATTTACTGGATCAGGTGCATTTTTTGCATAATGTAACTTTCGAAGACCTGCCCAAGCTGTACCAGTTAAGCCGCATGTTTATTTATCCCTCTGTTTTCGAAGGATTTGGCATTCCTATACTGGAAGCGCTGTGCAGCCGGGTACCTGTAATCACCAGCAAAGGCTCCTGCTTCGACGAAGCGGGCGGGCCCCATTCTATTTACATAAATCCCAATGATCCCGAGGAGCTGGCAGATGCCATCTTACGGGTAATCAACAACCCCACCATGGCTACCAAAATGATTATAGACGGGGTGGCGCACTCCCTTGGCTTTGAAGATGAAAGGGTAGCACAAAATCTGATGGATGTGTACAGAAAGGTGGTTGGCTAA
- a CDS encoding 23S RNA-specific pseudouridylate synthase (COG0564 Pseudouridylate synthases, 23S RNA-specific), translating to MKKPSLKELIIFENEQYLLLNKPAFVATLSDRNDPNNLLDWVRELVPDAQACHRLDKETSGCLAFAKNPDAYRNLAIQFEKRKVQKVYHAIADGLHEFKEEHVLLPILQLNNGLVTINKLEGKAAETIFTTLEAYRSHTLIECRPVTGRMHQIRIHLKSLKAPISGDEAYGGKPLMLSDIKRNFNLKKDTEERPLIGRVALHAYALSFADVDGSTLSVEAPYFKDFSVAIKQLTKRR from the coding sequence ATGAAAAAACCATCGCTCAAAGAGCTTATCATTTTTGAAAACGAGCAATATCTGCTGCTCAACAAGCCTGCTTTTGTGGCTACCCTTAGCGATCGCAACGATCCCAATAATCTGCTGGACTGGGTGCGGGAGCTGGTACCCGATGCCCAGGCCTGCCACCGGCTTGATAAAGAAACCAGCGGCTGCCTGGCATTTGCCAAAAACCCGGATGCTTACCGCAATCTGGCCATACAGTTTGAAAAGCGCAAGGTGCAGAAGGTGTACCATGCCATAGCCGATGGCCTGCATGAATTTAAGGAAGAGCACGTGCTGCTGCCCATCCTGCAACTAAACAACGGTCTGGTAACCATTAACAAACTGGAGGGTAAGGCGGCAGAAACCATTTTTACTACCCTGGAAGCTTACAGGTCCCATACACTCATTGAGTGCCGGCCGGTTACAGGGCGCATGCACCAGATCAGGATTCACCTGAAGTCTTTAAAGGCACCCATCAGCGGCGATGAGGCCTATGGCGGAAAGCCCCTGATGTTAAGTGATATCAAACGGAATTTTAATTTAAAAAAAGATACTGAGGAGCGTCCGCTGATAGGCCGGGTGGCGCTGCATGCCTATGCTTTATCCTTTGCAGATGTAGATGGCAGTACATTATCAGTAGAAGCACCCTATTTTAAAGATTTTTCTGTAGCAATAAAGCAACTAACTAAGCGCCGATAA
- a CDS encoding phosphoesterase PA-phosphatase-like protein (COG0671 Membrane-associated phospholipid phosphatase): protein MKKSIFITLALWLSVASSVFGQYTDASTNAKRSLGKVYNTTWADGVISAAGIGLSYWGLTIMNDKDPLSDEYLAYVAANPEAAKAHISKFDRWSAGNFNDNVSNLTDIPFYGSFALPLLFLADKKTRSDAGQIGLLYLETMAITGTFYTHSAGWINRNRPLVYNADPDNDDRTDIKATNSFFAGHTAATASATFFAAKIFNDYFPNSRAKPFVWAGAALVSGAVGYGRLEAGKHFLSDSIVGYALGASIGILVPHLHKVSKSNNFSLQPITGPYDGFAFRYQF from the coding sequence ATGAAGAAATCAATCTTTATAACCTTAGCCCTTTGGCTAAGTGTTGCATCCTCTGTGTTTGGTCAATATACAGATGCTTCTACTAACGCTAAAAGATCGCTAGGCAAAGTTTATAATACCACCTGGGCTGATGGGGTTATTTCTGCGGCCGGTATTGGCCTAAGTTACTGGGGCCTTACAATTATGAATGATAAAGACCCTCTTTCTGATGAGTATCTGGCGTATGTTGCTGCTAATCCTGAGGCCGCCAAAGCACATATTTCTAAATTTGACCGTTGGTCTGCAGGTAATTTCAATGATAATGTCTCGAACTTAACTGATATCCCTTTTTATGGGTCGTTTGCATTGCCCCTGCTATTCCTGGCAGATAAAAAAACCCGCAGCGATGCAGGGCAAATTGGCCTGCTTTACCTGGAAACCATGGCGATTACCGGTACCTTCTATACACACTCTGCAGGCTGGATAAACCGAAACAGACCCTTGGTTTACAATGCAGATCCTGATAATGATGACCGAACTGATATCAAGGCAACTAATTCATTTTTTGCAGGACACACAGCTGCAACTGCCAGTGCCACTTTCTTTGCTGCCAAAATATTTAACGATTATTTTCCCAACAGCAGGGCGAAGCCTTTTGTATGGGCGGGCGCTGCCCTGGTATCCGGAGCGGTGGGTTATGGCCGACTGGAGGCAGGAAAACACTTTTTGAGCGACAGCATCGTGGGTTATGCCCTTGGCGCATCCATTGGTATACTGGTGCCGCACCTCCATAAAGTCAGCAAAAGTAATAACTTTAGCCTGCAGCCAATTACCGGCCCCTACGATGGCTTTGCCTTCAGGTACCAGTTTTGA
- a CDS encoding translation elongation factor Ts (EF-Ts) (COG0264 Translation elongation factor Ts): MKAVYSIFATHFSTQKYFIVMAITAQDVNKLRQMTGAGMMDCKKALTEANGDFEQAIDILRKKGQKVSASRADRETSEGAVFVQTNADATEGILIALGCETDFVGKNQDFQQLGQEILETAVKNKPAGTEELKSAKTSDGRSVEEKITELVGKIGEKIDVLAYERLSGEKVVPYIHSNNKLGVMVALTNAGGEYEDAGKSVAMQIAAMNPVAVDRNGVDSSTIERELEIARDQVRAEGKPENMIEKIATGKLNKFYKDNTLLEQQFVKDNSLTVEKYLDSVNKGMTVTKFKRVQIG, from the coding sequence TTGAAGGCGGTTTATTCTATATTTGCAACGCATTTTTCAACCCAAAAATATTTTATTGTAATGGCTATTACCGCACAAGACGTGAACAAGCTCCGTCAGATGACTGGCGCCGGTATGATGGACTGTAAAAAAGCACTTACCGAAGCAAACGGAGATTTTGAACAAGCTATTGACATTCTGCGCAAAAAAGGCCAGAAAGTATCGGCCAGTCGTGCAGACCGCGAAACCTCAGAAGGAGCTGTTTTTGTGCAAACCAATGCAGATGCTACCGAAGGTATATTGATTGCACTAGGTTGCGAAACCGACTTTGTTGGTAAAAATCAGGACTTCCAGCAGCTGGGCCAGGAAATTCTGGAAACAGCAGTAAAAAATAAGCCTGCAGGCACCGAAGAATTAAAAAGCGCAAAAACCAGCGATGGCCGTTCAGTAGAAGAGAAAATTACTGAGCTGGTTGGTAAAATCGGCGAAAAGATTGATGTTCTGGCTTATGAGCGCTTAAGTGGTGAGAAGGTTGTTCCTTACATCCACTCTAATAATAAGCTGGGTGTAATGGTAGCCCTTACCAACGCTGGCGGCGAATATGAAGATGCCGGCAAAAGTGTGGCCATGCAAATTGCAGCCATGAACCCTGTTGCTGTAGACCGCAATGGTGTAGATTCTTCTACCATTGAGCGTGAGCTGGAAATTGCCCGCGATCAGGTTCGTGCCGAAGGCAAGCCTGAAAACATGATCGAAAAAATTGCAACGGGTAAGCTGAATAAGTTCTACAAAGACAATACCTTGCTGGAGCAGCAATTTGTTAAAGACAATAGCTTAACTGTAGAGAAATACCTGGATTCTGTGAACAAAGGTATGACTGTTACTAAATTTAAGCGTGTGCAGATAGGTTAA